From the genome of Streptomyces sp. JH34:
CCCACACGCGTGTACGTCGTCGTGCGTCAGAACTCGGAGTTGCGGGCCTCCGCGGCGCCGGCGCTCCGCTCCGCCTCACGTGCCTTCTCGGCCTGCTCCTCCGCCTCCATCTCGGCGAAGACGTCGATTGGCGGCGGCGCCTTGGCCAGGAAGACCCAGGTCAGGTAGACCGCGAGCAGGAACGGCGGGATCTTCAGCGCGACCAGGACCCAGCCGAGCTGGGTGGTGTCGGCCCACCAGTACAGGGGGAAGAGGATCGCGCACTTGGCGAGGAGGATCAGCCCCCACGCGTAGCTGGCCTTGGCGTACGCCTTCTTGCGGCCGGGGTTCCTGGTGCGCCAGGAGAGGTTCTCCTTGAAGACCGGTCCGAGGATGAGGCCGATCAGCGGCACACCCGCGAGGGTCGTGACCAGGTACGCGAGGGCGAGGCCGAGCGTGTAGAGCATGCCCGGCAGGTAGAAGGCCTTCGCGGTGCCCGTCATCTTCGCGAAGAGCACACC
Proteins encoded in this window:
- a CDS encoding DUF3159 domain-containing protein, translating into MTSLDKPTSDTDQPHRTDQQDADAKAVTEAALFEAFGGVRGMVETVLPGLLFVTVFTINKDLTASAVAALAISLLLVVVRLLRKDTVKHAFGGVFGVAFGVLFAKMTGTAKAFYLPGMLYTLGLALAYLVTTLAGVPLIGLILGPVFKENLSWRTRNPGRKKAYAKASYAWGLILLAKCAILFPLYWWADTTQLGWVLVALKIPPFLLAVYLTWVFLAKAPPPIDVFAEMEAEEQAEKAREAERSAGAAEARNSEF